One genomic window of Psychrobacillus sp. INOP01 includes the following:
- a CDS encoding alkaline phosphatase family protein, producing MKRKILVSVIVFIFLMVVLVMAFSMSPTKKINETVVNETKKPVILITVDSIMSQPLQKAIQEGKAPAFSFLINNGQFHPEVISSYPTMSVTIDSTVLTGTYADQHKIPGLIWFKEDENRVISYGSGLSEIWNLGVKNVALDSIFHLNEEHLSKNVQTIHEELSTNNIQSASINGILYRGSFHHPLNIPKLISAMGLLPNDIDINGPFLLSLGTLSQYNPENNHHKLAWQRMGVNNQFTVNELKFLIEQNKLPAFTLAYLPDADKDLHTNGPDDIKAIEKADQSLQELLNSYSNWEEAIEQAIWIVHGDSSQSTVMQDKNASLIDLNDLLKDYTFWERENTNGEIAIAINERMAYINLNEESIEFSEVVKRLKVEERIGFVAWKEGETNYVISPQSNKEFAFSPKGPYKDIYNQSWKLDGDHSILNLSIDSEEHIEYGDYPDALARLYGALHSHEGRFIIVDAKPQYEFIAKHSHDHAGGGAHGSLHKFDSVVPLIIAGTNEKPEYNRLVDFKKWILRITK from the coding sequence ATGAAGCGTAAAATACTTGTATCCGTTATCGTATTCATTTTTCTAATGGTTGTTCTAGTAATGGCCTTTTCAATGTCACCTACGAAAAAAATTAACGAAACTGTTGTCAATGAAACGAAAAAACCAGTCATACTCATCACTGTCGATTCTATTATGAGTCAGCCGCTCCAAAAAGCCATTCAAGAAGGAAAGGCCCCTGCCTTTTCATTTTTAATAAACAACGGACAATTCCACCCTGAAGTAATTAGCTCATATCCTACAATGTCCGTGACGATCGATAGCACTGTATTGACTGGTACTTATGCAGATCAGCATAAGATTCCAGGTCTTATTTGGTTTAAGGAAGATGAAAATCGTGTTATTAGTTATGGGAGCGGTCTGAGTGAAATTTGGAATCTTGGAGTGAAAAATGTTGCTCTTGATAGTATTTTTCATCTAAACGAAGAACATTTGAGCAAAAATGTTCAGACCATTCATGAAGAGCTTTCAACCAATAATATTCAATCTGCCTCTATTAATGGTATTTTATATCGTGGAAGTTTCCACCACCCATTAAATATTCCTAAGCTTATATCTGCAATGGGACTTCTACCGAATGATATAGATATCAATGGACCCTTCTTACTTTCTTTGGGTACATTATCTCAATATAATCCTGAAAATAATCACCACAAGTTGGCATGGCAAAGAATGGGTGTAAACAACCAATTTACGGTTAACGAGTTGAAATTCTTGATCGAACAAAATAAGTTGCCTGCATTTACACTCGCTTATCTACCAGATGCAGATAAGGATTTACATACAAACGGACCAGATGATATAAAAGCGATTGAAAAAGCAGATCAGTCTCTTCAAGAGCTATTAAATTCTTATTCAAATTGGGAGGAAGCGATTGAACAGGCAATTTGGATAGTTCATGGAGATAGTTCTCAATCTACGGTTATGCAGGATAAAAATGCTTCTCTTATCGATTTAAATGATTTGTTGAAGGACTATACCTTTTGGGAACGTGAAAACACGAATGGCGAAATTGCGATTGCGATTAACGAGCGAATGGCGTACATTAACTTAAATGAAGAAAGCATTGAGTTTTCAGAGGTAGTAAAGAGATTAAAAGTGGAGGAGCGCATTGGTTTTGTTGCATGGAAAGAGGGAGAAACAAACTACGTCATTTCTCCGCAATCCAATAAGGAGTTTGCATTTTCTCCGAAAGGTCCGTACAAGGATATATACAATCAATCGTGGAAGTTAGATGGAGATCATTCCATTTTAAATTTATCGATTGATAGCGAGGAGCATATCGAATATGGCGACTATCCGGATGCCCTCGCCAGGCTTTACGGTGCCTTACATTCACATGAAGGTAGATTCATTATTGTAGATGCAAAGCCACAATATGAATTCATCGCAAAACATAGTCATGATCATGCAGGAGGAGGAGCACATGGTTCTTTACACAAATTCGATTCTGTTGTCCCATTGATAATCGCTGGGACTAATGAAAAACCAGAATACAATAGACTAGTGGACTTTAAAAAATGGATTCTTAGAATAACCAAATGA
- a CDS encoding M20 family metallopeptidase gives MNSILQASKKNEEQLIKDRRYLHQYPEIGFELPNTQKYIQQRLDEMGIEHKPCGVIPAEIKEKYAKAGFGKQDNCTGVVAIIGQGEPCILLRADMDALPIEEEVESEFKSKNPGLMHACGHDSHAAMLLGAAQILKDNEAELKGTVKLMFQPGEEWGYGSKLMIDDGLLENPKVDTAFGIHIMPDQQAGTLSVHKGTFSQAMDTYIVEIQGSGGHSSQPHKTIDANMIMNQLYTSLNLLFTREAPPNASVTFSVGAMNGGIVTNIIPDKAVLQGNMRSYDQEARDHLCKRIPEMIDHVVKGWRGEYNTIEFHTPTTFNDPEFVEEIMPSLEEVIGKDNIVDEGVMSGSEDFSYISQEVPSAFVVLGTGKVGEAPVHNPRMHQNEDIFKYGAALHANVAMEWLKQHQK, from the coding sequence ATGAATAGTATTCTACAAGCTTCAAAAAAGAATGAAGAACAGCTTATTAAAGATCGCCGTTATTTACATCAGTATCCAGAAATTGGTTTCGAGCTTCCAAACACACAAAAATATATTCAACAACGTCTTGATGAAATGGGAATTGAGCATAAACCGTGTGGAGTTATACCAGCAGAAATTAAAGAAAAGTATGCTAAAGCGGGATTTGGGAAACAGGACAATTGTACAGGAGTTGTGGCTATCATTGGTCAGGGGGAACCTTGTATTCTTCTACGTGCGGATATGGATGCATTACCAATTGAAGAGGAAGTTGAATCAGAATTCAAATCAAAAAATCCTGGTTTAATGCATGCTTGTGGTCATGACTCGCATGCTGCTATGCTATTAGGTGCTGCTCAAATATTGAAGGATAATGAGGCAGAGCTAAAAGGTACAGTTAAATTAATGTTCCAACCTGGTGAAGAGTGGGGTTATGGTTCAAAGTTAATGATTGATGATGGTTTACTTGAGAATCCTAAAGTGGACACTGCTTTTGGTATTCATATAATGCCAGATCAACAAGCTGGAACTTTATCCGTCCATAAAGGTACTTTTTCACAAGCAATGGATACGTATATTGTTGAAATTCAAGGAAGTGGTGGGCATAGTTCGCAACCACATAAAACAATTGATGCCAACATGATTATGAACCAGCTTTACACAAGTTTGAATCTATTATTTACTCGTGAAGCACCACCAAATGCAAGTGTGACATTTTCGGTAGGTGCAATGAACGGTGGTATAGTTACAAATATAATTCCCGATAAGGCAGTTTTACAAGGAAATATGCGTAGTTATGATCAGGAAGCACGAGATCATTTATGTAAACGAATTCCTGAAATGATTGACCATGTAGTAAAAGGATGGCGCGGAGAGTACAATACAATTGAATTCCATACACCAACGACATTTAATGACCCTGAATTCGTTGAAGAAATAATGCCTTCCCTAGAAGAAGTCATTGGGAAAGATAATATTGTAGATGAGGGTGTAATGAGTGGTTCTGAAGATTTTTCCTATATCTCTCAAGAAGTACCTTCTGCATTTGTTGTTTTAGGTACAGGCAAAGTGGGAGAAGCACCAGTTCACAATCCTCGTATGCATCAAAATGAGGATATCTTTAAGTACGGTGCAGCTTTACATGCTAACGTCGCAATGGAATGGTTAAAACAACACCAAAAATAA